One segment of Thermococcus alcaliphilus DNA contains the following:
- a CDS encoding L-threonylcarbamoyladenylate synthase, with protein sequence MTIVINMREGVDWEKIKIAARFIREGKLVAFPTETVYGLGADALNENAVKRIFEAKGRPPDNPLIIHIAEFDQVYELAREVPEKAKMLAEKFWPGPLTIVLPKGDKVPYATTGGLETVAIRMPAHEIALALIKTSKRPIAAPSANISGKPSPTLAEHVADDFYGRIECIIDGGETKIGVESTVIDLTTEPPMLLRPGGLPLEEIERVIGKIKIHPAVKGKPVKLAKAPGMKYKHYAPEAQVIVIEGERKRVKEKIKELVKEYKAQGMKVGVMATGDFYEADAYFNIGESEEEIARNLFKALRELDKSGVDIILAEGIEERGLGLAVMNRLKKAAGYRVIRV encoded by the coding sequence ATGACGATAGTGATAAACATGCGAGAAGGCGTTGACTGGGAGAAAATCAAGATAGCTGCTAGGTTTATTAGAGAGGGGAAACTTGTTGCGTTTCCTACGGAGACGGTTTATGGATTGGGTGCAGATGCTCTAAATGAAAACGCTGTCAAAAGAATCTTCGAGGCAAAGGGGAGACCTCCGGATAATCCTTTGATAATTCACATAGCCGAGTTTGATCAGGTTTATGAGCTCGCAAGAGAAGTCCCTGAGAAAGCTAAAATGCTTGCAGAGAAGTTCTGGCCGGGGCCGTTGACAATAGTGCTCCCCAAAGGGGACAAAGTTCCCTATGCAACCACAGGCGGGTTAGAGACTGTGGCGATAAGAATGCCCGCTCATGAGATTGCCCTTGCGTTGATAAAGACAAGCAAAAGACCCATTGCTGCGCCTTCAGCCAATATAAGCGGAAAGCCAAGCCCCACTCTAGCGGAACACGTTGCCGACGACTTTTATGGAAGGATAGAGTGCATAATAGATGGGGGCGAGACAAAGATAGGGGTAGAATCAACGGTAATAGATCTAACCACAGAGCCTCCGATGCTCTTAAGACCTGGTGGGTTGCCTCTTGAGGAAATAGAGAGGGTAATCGGAAAAATAAAGATTCATCCAGCCGTAAAAGGGAAACCGGTAAAGCTGGCAAAAGCTCCCGGAATGAAGTACAAACACTACGCCCCAGAGGCTCAGGTTATAGTCATCGAAGGAGAGCGTAAAAGGGTTAAAGAGAAGATCAAGGAGCTTGTCAAAGAGTACAAAGCTCAGGGGATGAAAGTTGGTGTAATGGCCACCGGGGATTTCTATGAGGCAGACGCATATTTCAACATAGGGGAGAGCGAGGAAGAGATAGCAAGAAATCTATTTAAAGCCCTTAGAGAACTCGATAAGTCTGGAGTAGACATAATACTAGCTGAAGGGATTGAAGAGAGAGGATTAGGGCTTGCAGTTATGAATAGACTCAAGAAAGCGGCTGGATATAGAGTGATAAGGGTCTAA
- a CDS encoding winged helix-turn-helix domain-containing protein, which translates to MPKSALQVFNALEDRPVSSKELARKTNLSERTVRYALKILKEKELVEEIFFLRDARRRGYRRKAILG; encoded by the coding sequence TTGCCAAAATCGGCGCTTCAGGTATTTAATGCCTTAGAAGACAGACCGGTATCCTCTAAGGAGCTTGCAAGAAAAACAAACCTTTCTGAAAGGACTGTTCGCTATGCTCTGAAGATTCTTAAGGAGAAAGAGCTTGTTGAAGAGATATTTTTCTTGAGGGATGCCAGAAGGAGGGGCTATAGAAGGAAAGCTATTCTGGGCTGA
- a CDS encoding nucleotidyltransferase domain-containing protein codes for MPREKVVRVWDEREVVYSPKRWRILKEKREKALKIMERLEQFEPHVYGSVARGDVRKDSDIDIVIPYKVPSFLIELSLEGIPFEKRRIVMATPWHLIKGHIEIDEETTITFPLVEPKDREIEFYKWGGMVDLWGLKTNLRVPGVNKKLILIVPTEKGHIEREVIGRESEVAKILGVSIDIVQERVKILTRRDSIGRTGIYLNEEVPDWMSFEEALKRISDRDPNVRKRVRESGGI; via the coding sequence ATGCCAAGAGAAAAGGTCGTTAGAGTGTGGGACGAGAGGGAAGTTGTGTATTCACCCAAGCGATGGAGAATCTTAAAAGAAAAGCGTGAAAAAGCCCTAAAAATAATGGAGAGACTGGAGCAATTTGAGCCTCATGTTTACGGGAGTGTGGCAAGGGGAGACGTCAGGAAAGATAGTGATATCGACATCGTGATCCCCTATAAGGTTCCCAGCTTCTTAATCGAGCTGAGCTTGGAAGGAATCCCATTTGAAAAGCGGAGAATTGTTATGGCTACACCTTGGCACTTAATAAAAGGCCATATTGAAATCGACGAAGAAACTACGATAACGTTTCCCCTTGTTGAGCCCAAGGATAGAGAGATCGAATTCTACAAATGGGGAGGTATGGTTGACCTCTGGGGGCTCAAAACAAACCTCCGGGTGCCGGGAGTTAACAAAAAGCTAATACTAATAGTTCCAACAGAAAAAGGACACATAGAGAGGGAAGTCATTGGGAGAGAGAGCGAGGTTGCAAAAATTCTTGGAGTGAGCATAGATATAGTCCAAGAAAGGGTTAAGATTCTAACCAGAAGGGATTCCATTGGGAGAACCGGAATCTACCTCAATGAGGAAGTTCCCGACTGGATGAGCTTTGAGGAAGCATTGAAAAGGATATCAGATAGAGATCCGAACGTTAGGAAAAGAGTCAGGGAAAGCGGTGGAATTTAA
- a CDS encoding N-6 DNA methylase — protein MGRVKKGKVTERSLYTPMVKVFERHGGKGISEISYKSVPDLIVEWLGEKWIVSVKIGDPLKRAKLVIDAILQYQDHVRDTGIEYGMIVFFPEEVRKISPYDQDALENFVETAPTYVLVMNPSMEIRDSFSNVLYEIRKAIEKNIPTTFPLSTVLAVLKEHVMSIMDSIKLTETEITRIITNEELFFGISGKAKKEEVFRFLATYIFLSQVLFLRLYSVEHPTITKGVDLRKVDKKTAQTLFDRILEINYKPIFELNVLEVIPEQYVEDTFKLIWGLKVEKIRYELPGRLFHELMPEKIRKLLAAFYTRPIAADLLAQLTIEDENATVFDPACGSGTILTAAYKRKLELWKKKGKRGDPHKKFCEQQIYGADIMPFSVHLAGANLAAMNPGITINKVQIALGDSLKLSPDTRIKPGYRSIMEFVNVRKGGQQNQAKAFEVNGAAYNILLPHMDVVLMNPPFTKIERGIKRYVDLERFRDVVGGEVGLWGHFIALADVFLKEGGTFGGVIPISILRGRETKKVRELVFTKWLPLYIIKSTINYGFSEWSEYRDVLIIAKKVDPKKRPKNHKVKFCLIKKNLNKLTEEDVKRIAETIKKEERYRSSDLDIDAHTLEEIERHFENLMVFISGATLDGKDALVNIISKANKKLLKFPEGYFKEGYRFSGGSSNILTITRNIGEGRTDQAFLILRKETPNEIVASTSAGVAEFRMKREHFVPALRTPVGLDTMDITGKHDYMAKESYEHFDEIVKLSGYKGKTDKKFWESVRRAIERNSTNTVMTRRINPFSPNQKLVAFYSEEKIVPADQLKIITEENPKRAKAMVVLMNSIFFLANFFNSKEETTGRFVDIRGPDLYSMRLYPPEEYVENLVKVFDKYKDKEFPALTKQISEEFEERYEQFWIAERKNQAVLEFAVIPYRPNKLRLEFDMDVAVALGIELSEDELLKAYKAIEADMIATRGLRRD, from the coding sequence ATGGGGAGAGTGAAAAAAGGTAAAGTCACAGAGAGATCTCTCTATACACCAATGGTCAAAGTTTTTGAAAGGCATGGTGGGAAAGGAATATCAGAAATCTCATACAAATCTGTTCCTGACTTGATTGTTGAATGGTTGGGAGAAAAATGGATAGTAAGTGTAAAAATTGGAGATCCGCTCAAACGAGCAAAACTTGTCATAGACGCCATTCTCCAGTATCAAGACCATGTACGTGATACGGGCATAGAATATGGAATGATAGTGTTCTTCCCTGAGGAAGTGCGAAAAATAAGTCCATACGATCAAGATGCACTTGAAAATTTTGTTGAAACAGCCCCCACTTATGTCCTTGTCATGAATCCTTCAATGGAAATAAGAGATTCTTTCTCAAATGTCCTTTATGAGATCAGAAAAGCCATAGAAAAGAATATACCAACAACGTTCCCGCTGTCAACAGTACTCGCAGTCCTCAAAGAACATGTGATGTCCATAATGGATAGCATCAAGCTTACTGAAACCGAGATAACGAGAATAATCACCAACGAAGAACTTTTCTTTGGTATAAGTGGTAAAGCAAAAAAAGAGGAGGTCTTTAGATTTCTTGCAACATATATATTTCTGAGTCAAGTTTTATTCCTGAGGCTCTACTCTGTTGAACACCCGACTATAACAAAAGGAGTTGACCTCAGAAAAGTCGATAAAAAGACTGCCCAAACACTTTTTGATAGAATTCTCGAAATAAACTACAAGCCAATTTTTGAACTCAATGTCCTCGAAGTCATTCCAGAACAATACGTCGAAGACACATTCAAACTTATCTGGGGTCTGAAAGTTGAAAAGATTCGGTATGAGCTACCTGGAAGGCTATTCCACGAACTTATGCCAGAAAAAATCAGGAAGTTATTGGCAGCATTCTATACTCGCCCAATAGCAGCAGATCTGCTTGCTCAACTAACAATTGAGGATGAAAATGCAACTGTATTTGATCCAGCATGTGGGTCGGGAACTATTCTCACTGCAGCGTATAAACGCAAGCTGGAACTTTGGAAAAAGAAGGGTAAGAGAGGAGACCCTCACAAAAAATTCTGCGAACAACAAATCTATGGCGCTGATATAATGCCATTTTCAGTGCACCTTGCAGGTGCAAATTTGGCAGCGATGAATCCAGGTATCACAATCAATAAAGTCCAGATAGCACTTGGAGACAGTCTCAAACTGTCTCCAGACACAAGGATAAAACCTGGATATCGTAGTATTATGGAGTTCGTAAACGTGAGAAAAGGTGGTCAACAGAACCAAGCAAAGGCTTTTGAAGTGAACGGTGCGGCATATAACATCTTGCTACCCCATATGGATGTTGTCCTTATGAATCCACCATTTACAAAAATAGAACGAGGAATAAAAAGATACGTCGATTTGGAGCGCTTCAGGGACGTCGTTGGTGGAGAAGTAGGACTTTGGGGCCATTTTATAGCACTTGCGGATGTGTTTCTCAAAGAAGGGGGGACTTTTGGAGGGGTTATCCCGATAAGTATACTCAGGGGACGTGAAACGAAGAAAGTGAGAGAGCTTGTCTTCACGAAATGGCTACCGCTATATATAATAAAATCGACGATAAACTATGGGTTCTCTGAATGGTCGGAATATAGGGATGTGCTCATAATAGCGAAGAAAGTTGATCCAAAAAAACGGCCAAAAAACCATAAGGTCAAATTCTGCCTGATCAAAAAGAACCTCAATAAGCTAACTGAGGAGGATGTGAAAAGAATTGCAGAAACTATAAAGAAGGAAGAGAGATACAGAAGTAGCGATCTGGACATTGATGCACACACTCTCGAAGAGATCGAAAGGCATTTCGAAAACTTGATGGTGTTCATCAGCGGTGCGACGCTTGATGGAAAAGACGCTCTCGTCAACATAATAAGCAAAGCAAACAAGAAATTACTGAAGTTCCCAGAGGGATACTTCAAGGAGGGATATCGCTTCTCTGGAGGCTCATCAAATATCCTCACAATAACACGTAACATTGGAGAAGGAAGAACAGACCAAGCATTCTTGATACTCAGAAAGGAAACACCAAACGAGATTGTAGCATCGACCTCAGCTGGTGTTGCAGAATTCAGAATGAAACGTGAACATTTCGTTCCTGCACTCAGAACGCCTGTAGGCCTTGATACAATGGATATAACCGGCAAGCACGATTACATGGCAAAGGAAAGTTACGAGCACTTTGATGAGATAGTAAAACTCTCTGGATACAAGGGAAAAACAGATAAGAAATTCTGGGAAAGTGTAAGAAGGGCTATTGAGAGAAATAGCACCAATACAGTAATGACTCGTCGTATAAACCCATTCTCTCCAAATCAAAAACTTGTAGCATTTTATTCAGAAGAGAAAATAGTCCCTGCCGATCAGCTCAAGATCATAACAGAAGAAAACCCCAAACGGGCAAAAGCTATGGTAGTTCTTATGAATTCAATTTTCTTTCTTGCAAACTTCTTCAATTCGAAAGAGGAAACAACTGGAAGATTCGTTGATATACGTGGTCCAGATTTATATTCTATGAGGCTCTATCCACCTGAGGAATACGTGGAGAACTTGGTAAAGGTCTTCGATAAATACAAAGACAAGGAATTCCCTGCCCTGACAAAGCAAATAAGTGAGGAGTTTGAAGAGAGATATGAACAATTTTGGATTGCGGAAAGAAAGAATCAAGCAGTGCTTGAATTCGCAGTAATTCCATATAGGCCAAACAAATTGAGACTGGAATTCGATATGGATGTTGCAGTGGCTCTTGGAATTGAACTTTCGGAAGACGAACTTCTCAAGGCATACAAAGCAATAGAGGCGGACATGATAGCAACACGTGGATTGAGAAGAGATTGA
- the mtnP gene encoding S-methyl-5'-thioadenosine phosphorylase codes for MVRIAIIGGSGVYDPKLLENVREERVETPYGDIKVKIGTYKGEEIAFLARHGEKHSVPPHKINYRANIWGLYELGVERILATSAVGSLNETMKPGDFVILDQLIDFTKNRVYTFYDGEDSPHERKFVAHIDFTDPYCPELREALIRAARELGFSYHPRGTYAAMEGPRFETRAEIRALKILGADVVGMTQSPEAILARELEMCYASVAIVTNYAAGISKTKLTHSEVVELMQQKSEEIKLLLMKAVEYIPKVRRCACKDALKGATG; via the coding sequence GTGGTGAGGATAGCGATAATAGGTGGATCTGGGGTTTACGATCCAAAGCTTCTGGAAAACGTTAGGGAAGAGAGGGTTGAGACTCCTTATGGGGACATTAAGGTAAAAATTGGAACGTATAAGGGCGAAGAGATTGCGTTTTTGGCAAGGCATGGAGAGAAGCACAGCGTTCCGCCACATAAGATAAACTACCGCGCCAACATATGGGGGCTGTACGAGCTGGGCGTTGAGAGAATACTCGCGACATCGGCAGTAGGATCTTTAAACGAGACTATGAAGCCAGGAGATTTTGTTATACTTGATCAGCTAATTGATTTTACAAAAAACCGGGTTTATACTTTTTATGATGGGGAGGATTCGCCCCATGAAAGGAAGTTTGTTGCCCATATTGATTTTACTGATCCCTACTGTCCAGAGCTTAGAGAGGCTTTAATAAGAGCTGCTAGGGAGCTAGGTTTTAGCTATCACCCAAGAGGGACTTATGCCGCCATGGAGGGGCCAAGATTTGAAACAAGGGCGGAGATTAGAGCGCTGAAAATCCTTGGTGCTGATGTGGTAGGGATGACTCAATCTCCTGAGGCAATCTTGGCTAGAGAACTTGAGATGTGCTATGCGAGTGTTGCCATTGTTACCAACTATGCCGCTGGCATAAGTAAGACCAAGCTCACCCATTCGGAGGTTGTGGAACTCATGCAACAAAAAAGCGAAGAGATAAAGCTCCTTTTGATGAAAGCTGTGGAGTACATTCCAAAGGTCAGGAGATGCGCATGTAAGGATGCTCTAAAAGGTGCTACCGGCTGA
- a CDS encoding tetratricopeptide repeat protein encodes MKESTISDIFDLVGIIADPKIRALTYANIGVELFRMGNEKYKDAFRRALETAEEIEDAAELAFLLIQLATYLGETNKAAAARVFNRVLELVERMPSKVRNRALEKMIEAALKLKLYDLAVSYAMKIKDGRVRNSMLIPIIRGYLSEGQLAKAIKVSKELLEEPWSSMAKSEIIKYYIKGGEVMNALDIFNTVEGNRERFINEIIEELVDSPEHVSKFFELLKEEELVSAAKKLLDILIKSPRREYIELVERIAEKVPDESVQVKVVSFLTRAGEKEKALKYANKIQDSYLRSLAFGEIALGYLKEDDLDKAIETVKNVRDLKWNSRLLAEILIKVLRLAAEEESKE; translated from the coding sequence ATGAAAGAGAGTACAATTAGTGATATTTTTGATCTCGTCGGTATAATAGCAGACCCGAAAATTAGAGCACTCACCTATGCTAATATTGGAGTTGAGCTTTTCCGCATGGGTAACGAAAAGTACAAGGATGCCTTTAGAAGAGCGTTAGAGACTGCAGAAGAAATTGAAGATGCAGCTGAGCTCGCTTTTTTGCTTATTCAGCTTGCCACTTATCTAGGAGAAACAAACAAAGCCGCCGCTGCAAGGGTCTTTAATAGAGTTCTTGAACTGGTTGAACGTATGCCTTCTAAAGTCCGGAATAGAGCTCTGGAAAAGATGATAGAAGCTGCGTTAAAACTCAAGCTCTACGATTTAGCTGTTTCTTATGCAATGAAAATCAAAGACGGCAGAGTGAGAAACAGCATGCTTATTCCAATTATCAGGGGATACCTATCTGAAGGTCAGCTTGCTAAAGCAATCAAAGTTTCAAAAGAACTGCTTGAAGAACCTTGGAGCTCTATGGCAAAATCGGAGATAATAAAGTACTACATTAAAGGCGGAGAAGTCATGAATGCCCTGGATATCTTTAACACTGTTGAGGGAAACAGGGAAAGGTTCATCAACGAAATCATAGAAGAGCTTGTTGACTCTCCAGAACACGTTTCAAAGTTCTTTGAACTTCTAAAAGAGGAGGAACTGGTAAGTGCTGCAAAGAAATTGCTCGACATTCTCATAAAATCTCCGAGGAGAGAGTACATCGAGCTAGTGGAGAGAATTGCAGAAAAAGTGCCTGATGAGAGCGTGCAGGTAAAGGTGGTGTCATTTTTAACGAGGGCTGGAGAAAAAGAGAAAGCATTAAAATACGCAAACAAAATACAAGATAGCTATCTGCGCTCCTTGGCATTCGGAGAAATTGCCTTGGGTTATCTAAAGGAAGATGATTTGGATAAAGCCATAGAGACCGTAAAGAATGTCAGAGACCTAAAATGGAATTCAAGACTTTTGGCAGAGATATTGATTAAGGTTCTAAGGCTTGCAGCCGAAGAGGAATCTAAGGAATGA
- a CDS encoding damage-control phosphatase produces MKIHYECFTCIANQCQRIIEMSTEDLAKRKKAAVFCAKLMGKLEEDSIPAIVSSKIFFDLYKFLGVRDPFKAYKESSNKLAERVLNEIEAIMEVDLKTALKLAIVGNVIDFAVGYSPEKIEEDIMRLIKEELYIDRSEELFKRLENAKVLLYLTDNCGEIYFDKLFLKKIRENFPHLDIYIAGKEAPIINDATVDDLKAAKFDEIGTIISTGSGIVGVPFGEVSEEFMEIFRRADVIIAKGQGNFETLSEIKDERIFYLLKAKCRPVARELGVPQGSMLCI; encoded by the coding sequence ATGAAGATTCACTATGAATGTTTCACATGTATCGCGAATCAGTGCCAGAGGATAATTGAAATGAGCACAGAAGACTTAGCAAAAAGAAAGAAAGCCGCTGTTTTCTGTGCAAAGCTTATGGGAAAGCTTGAAGAAGATTCTATACCTGCAATAGTGTCCAGCAAGATATTTTTTGATCTCTACAAATTCCTTGGAGTTCGTGATCCGTTTAAAGCCTACAAAGAGTCCTCCAACAAGTTGGCTGAGAGAGTCTTGAATGAGATTGAAGCTATCATGGAAGTTGACCTTAAAACAGCGTTAAAGCTTGCAATAGTGGGTAACGTAATTGATTTTGCCGTTGGATACTCCCCGGAAAAGATTGAAGAAGACATAATGAGGCTCATTAAAGAAGAGCTTTACATAGACCGCTCTGAAGAGCTCTTCAAAAGGCTTGAAAATGCCAAAGTTTTGTTGTACCTTACTGATAACTGTGGTGAGATATACTTTGATAAGCTCTTCTTGAAAAAGATTCGGGAAAATTTTCCTCACCTAGATATCTACATTGCTGGAAAAGAAGCCCCGATAATAAACGATGCAACTGTAGATGATTTAAAAGCTGCTAAATTTGATGAGATTGGGACAATAATTTCAACGGGTTCTGGAATTGTGGGTGTTCCCTTTGGAGAGGTTTCAGAGGAATTCATGGAGATTTTCAGAAGAGCGGATGTCATTATAGCAAAAGGGCAGGGGAACTTTGAAACTCTCAGCGAGATTAAGGATGAGCGCATTTTCTATCTTCTAAAGGCTAAATGCCGCCCGGTAGCGAGGGAGTTAGGGGTACCCCAAGGGAGCATGCTGTGTATATAG